AAAATTGTACGAGCTTTGTCCCTGCGGGAATATTACTTGGTACGGTAAATCTTCCTGTTATTTTTCCTTGGTTATCAGCTATAAGTGGTGTAACTGCATTCATACTTTTAAATTTCAGGTTTAATACTGATGGAGTCGAGTCTTAATTCTTTGAGTTCTTCATGAGGAACAAAGCCTTCAAGCTCAAAACTTTGAGTAGCCTGACGCATAAAGGCGATTTGATTACTTCTACTACTTACAAATTCTGTGCTGTTATTAACACTAAATCTACTAGTGATAGAACTAAGCCAATTAGTTTTAACTTCTGTCCAATGATCAACGCTTAAGTTAATTGTAGCTTTAGCGGGCACAGGATCAAAAGCTTGATAAGGATTAATTTTCATTTCTTTGGTTTGTAATAGTTGTTCTAATACTGGTTCAAGCTCATAGGGAAGAAGATAAGGCTTTGCTGCTTGCTCAAGATTAACTACTGTAGCAGTAATAGGTAGAGTCAGTTCTTTATTTACAATTGCTGCTGTTTGGGCAATGCCTAAATCACGCATATCATCATCAAAAAAAGGATCAACAAATACTCCTTTCTTAGCAGTGGGCTCTCTTAAGCTTGCATCACTACGTAAACGCTCTTCGGCAACTAAAGCATAAAGATCACTGATACTTTTTTTCATGGCCTCCAAGTCATTCATAGGTATGGCATAAATAGCATTATTGATTACCTTAGGTTGTTCTTCCTCTTGCCATTTTTGCTGAACATAACTAAGAGCAAGTTGTCCTACTGGAGCCTGGGGAATGGATGGTTGCCAAGGATGGGCTATGCCCTTTATTCTTCTAATTATCCCTTTGCTATCGATAGTGATTAAATCATATCTTGGCATTTTCCAGCTATAATCAACTAGAACTAAAGTACCGTCAACTGCGCCAGTTATTTTACCACCCAACTCGTTTAAATCATGAGGAGTAGCATAAGTACGACAACGATAAGTGATTTGATAGCTACTACCTGGTGCTGGTTCTTTACCTGGTAATGACCAATCAACATCTCCAGCATGAAGTTTATAGTCTACAGCATTTTCATAAACAGTGTCCCCCTGTTTTATTTGAATAATCTCAAGCACAGCTGAGTCGGGTATAGGATCTACTGCTCCTGAATACGAGCCATGAGTCATGGTGATGGTTTTTTGTACGGTAATATCAACCTTTTTAATTTCAGTGATAGGTGAATCATTTAAAACAAGCTCCATTACTTTTTTACTATCTGGCTGAAAAGTATGAGGCTCTGAGGCAACAGCTTTAATATCTGGATCTTCATCAAAGTAGACACGTTTACTATGAGGTAGAAGGGTTTCATAACCATCAACATGAGCTTTACCTTCACTGATCATGAATACTTGTTGTTTCTTGCCATCCTTATTTTCTCTAGCTAAAAATATTACCTCAAGGCCATTTACCACATAAGAGCCATTAGCTTCACGATCATAACGAGCAAGAGCTGTGGTAACTACATTTGCTTGCGGTGGGGGAGAAT
This sequence is a window from Candidatus Mesenet endosymbiont of Phosphuga atrata. Protein-coding genes within it:
- a CDS encoding DUF4815 domain-containing protein produces the protein MTLNSYYNRFNPEKRYERSLFLAGRGLQSAELNEIQDYALFKLKGIGDAIFSDGDIISGANCIIDEETGNVTLELGKIYLRGSVRVVEAAEFIIPLNTIVRIGIYYTELTVTELEDISLRDPAVGTRNYQEVGAARLKSTITWGYQADGITQSSTLEFYPIYHIENGVLIQHSPPPQANVVTTALARYDREANGSYVVNGLEVIFLARENKDGKKQQVFMISEGKAHVDGYETLLPHSKRVYFDEDPDIKAVASEPHTFQPDSKKVMELVLNDSPITEIKKVDITVQKTITMTHGSYSGAVDPIPDSAVLEIIQIKQGDTVYENAVDYKLHAGDVDWSLPGKEPAPGSSYQITYRCRTYATPHDLNELGGKITGAVDGTLVLVDYSWKMPRYDLITIDSKGIIRRIKGIAHPWQPSIPQAPVGQLALSYVQQKWQEEEQPKVINNAIYAIPMNDLEAMKKSISDLYALVAEERLRSDASLREPTAKKGVFVDPFFDDDMRDLGIAQTAAIVNKELTLPITATVVNLEQAAKPYLLPYELEPVLEQLLQTKEMKINPYQAFDPVPAKATINLSVDHWTEVKTNWLSSITSRFSVNNSTEFVSSRSNQIAFMRQATQSFELEGFVPHEELKELRLDSISIKPEI